TCCAAGAATAACAAGCCAAACCGTCCATCGAAAAGGATTCATAAAATTCCACATATATATAGTGGAAGCGTCGGTGACTGCTTGAGCCGAAAGAGATGCCAATACGACGTCTGACGTGTAATAAGCTCGTGTGAACTCGGTGCCTCCTTCGTAGATTGCACTCGACGTGATTGCTCCGACGGCCATGTCCCACTTTGACGTAGACGAAAGAGCTCGACGCAAACGTGAGGTTGAGTCGTTCCACAGCGTGACTTCGATGCCAGAAAAACCGGCATCTTTAGCGATTCTTTGAACCAAATCCGCGTCCACTCCACTCCATTTTCCCGAGCTGTTCACGTAGGAAAACAGAGCGTCGGAGTGAGCAGCTATCACTTTCAGTCGTCTGTTcaccgtttcttcgtcatcgtcttggGGTGGTTTGGTGTACACTTTTACTCCAGGAGCCAATTCGAATCCTTCGCGTTCTCTCCATTTTCCGTCAATTCTCCAGCTGGACTTTACTTCGCCACTTTCGTCTCGAAGAACGTTTGTCAGTCTCAAGGCCAATACCCTCAAAGCAGTACTATTTATACACTTTTTCAACGCCTCCTCACTAAATGCTAGACCTCCTAGCCTTCCTCGAAAGCACGCTCGCCTGAGGGAACGAAGAAAACCGCCGCGATTTTCTGCCTCATAAAAAACCGACACACTTCCATTACCACAGGAAACGGGGACAGTGTATCGGGTCTTCTTTGCCGCGTCTCGCTGCCTTTCCGCAACAAGTTCCAACAGATCATAAAACAATGCGTTGTAAAGCTGATCAGGTTGAAATATTGAAGAACTTCTTTCCTCTGTGTCTGCTTCTCTTTCACCGCGTACGTTCGTACGTTCACTAGCAACAGCCGCGGCGCACGAACTCCACTCATTACGGCAAAGTGCAAAAATATATACGCTTGCGTTGGCTCTTAGCAGCATTTCCAATCCCTCCCACGATTGAACTTCCAAGTAGTCGTGCATAAAAACCACAATCGAATTGTTTGTTATCGATTTGGTCTCCACCAAGAGAGGAAGCAACATGCTAAAATAGGATAGAGAGCAATTAACAATCAGAGAATGCGCCCTCTCTTCATCAACATAATCGACCGTCGTTTCAAGCTGATCAGGATTTATCAGCACATTTTCAGTATCAAACTTGAAGGAAATGAACTGATCTGGCAAGGCAGTGTCTACTTGCTGTTGCAGAAATACTGCTTTCCGTGGCGGATTGCCTGGTCCTCTGCTTGGACGAAGGAACTCCAGTGCAGCTAAGACTGAGAGTGACTGACCGAAGTAAGGAGTCATCACATACGAGGCCTTGCTGCCTCCTTCGCGATCAACAAGTGGTATAAAAGATACGAGAGGAGTTCCAATTGACAATCCTTCGGCTAGAGAACCAAACGCCTTCAATAAACCGTAATCCGAATGAGCTGCAAATGCAACGGAATGAAAATTAGTTTCTTGCAGTGAAGAGAAAATGTGCCGTGAGTTCGATGCTAGCCTGATCGGATCGAATGTGTATTGGTACTTGTCGTCAAAACTTAGGCGACCGCTTTGAGAACTATTTCCCGGCCACTGGATCCTGGGCCAAACAGCTGATGGGATAGTCTTTCGCAGTACGTCTTTACTAGAATAGATCAAGCTCGTTTGAAGACGTATACGTGACTGATCGTTTTCAGACATAGCCCAAGCACTGGAGAACAGAAGTAGAACAATATAGATGCACCAGAATGGCGTAGGCATTCGTGACGTTTCTTGCTGGTGCGAAGCGAACGTTGACCTCCGAATTTGAATCTCACGTGATCAGTAAATTCTTTTTGATTAGTGTAGGTATGCTTGAAAGGAGCGAAAGAGCGGGCATAATCGTCTTCGTAAATGTATAACCAATAACCGACATGATAGAGTAATAAATAATGGTACCTTTTCGACTTTCATCAGGACGGTTTGACTCGTTTGCTACGTTTGGTGAGTAGGACTAATCCTTTGGCACAGACGCAGAGCGCAGCCGCTCCGCCAGCAATTACAAACACCCCGCCTAGGTTCAGTATGCCAAGCGGCTTTTCTGTTAGATCAGACGCGCAATCAGACGCCAGATGTTCTGACAATCTCGCCATTAGGTGGCTGTGAAGCCAATCGACAACTTTTTCATTGAATACCGCCTTGGCAATCGCTTCATTCACTCCTTCTCCGTGTGCCACAAAAAATTGATGTTTCGCAGCGAGAGAAAATTGTCGTGTATATAATTTACTCTGAATGACTGTCAAATTGCAATACGTACGGGTAAGACGATCGACTAGATGTGAATCTGCCACGTACGCATCCACCGAGTTATTGAATAGCAGAGAAGCTGCCTCCTCGTCGCTCGTGACTGGAACAATATTCCTCAGCCCAGACGTTTGCAGTCTAAGTAGTTCGTCGGAATGTTGAAGGGCGCTAACAGGACGATTTCTAAACGCCAACAGACTGACATCAGAAGTTCCACCGCTGGCGTCAGCTGTCAAAAATGATATCATATTAGCGGTGTACGATGATatgagaacgagaacgacgaagagtaGAACGCTGATGAAAAGACGTCCAAACGGATTCTTCATTACCACGAGGCGATTTTCGTTCATGAAATATATCACCGCAAAGCTGAGCCACATTCCGTCGGAAAACTCTTTGACCAGTCCCAGCCATTTaacgacgaacgtcgaaacgaatATCATTCCCAAAATGACGAGCCACACGGACCATTTGAAGGGATCCATAAAGTTCCACGCATATTCCCACGCGTCGACTTGCTCTGACAGAGACACCATTTGGAGACGCGAAGTGTGATAAAATCGAGTAAGATTCACGATTTTCTCCGCGTTGACTGAGGCGACAACGGCGCCAATGGCCATGTCCCATTCTTCCGATTTGGCTAATGCTTTGAGCATAGTCCAGCTCGTACCGTTCCACGCGGTGTATTCCACGCCAGTGAAGTCGAGAGTCTCGGCAATAAAGTTTACAAGTTCAACGTCTACTCCTTTTGCTGTTCCCTCTGGGTCAATgtagaaaaagagaggaTCATATGAGCCTATGACCCTCAAAGTCTTATTTGTCCTCTTCTCCACCGCATCAGCTTGTAGTGGTAAGACCAATACATTCGGTGCTAAATCTAATCCATTGGACATTGTCCACTTTCCATCAATTCTCCACCTCGATCTGATTTGACTTTCATTTACATTCTGGTAGACGTCTGTCAACCTGAGAGGTAAAAGAGCTATTGCTGATTTGTTGAGGCAGCCTTGAAGTGTCTGCTCGCTAAAGGCCAAGCTGCCCATTTTCCCATTAAAACAGTGACGTTGAAGAGCAGAAAGAATTTtgtcgccttcttctttgtaCCAAAACGGAAAGTGAGGCCTTCCATGATAATACAGGTAGTAATAATAAAATTGGTTATATCTTTGTACCAGAAAGTAGTAAAATGGACCGACTGGCCGAGATGACTCCCACTGACGACAAACCCAGGAAACGGGAACGTCAAAGATACTGGTATTGGAAGGGTCGTACTGGCTTATCTCTCCAGCTTCCGTTACAAACTCGGCCACGTCATGAAACAGGGCCTCATAAAAGTCCGTCGGATCGTATTCTCTGGAGACGGCAGCTGTGCCATTCTCTGTCAAAGAACCATTGAAAGTGCATGAGTTCCACTCTGGCCTACACTGGCCAAACACATAAACGGTTGCATTGACCTCTTGGAGAACTGTCAGCCCACTCCAGAGATTCACCTCCTGATAATCGTGAAATAGAACAACGCAACTCGAGTCGCTCAGAACACCGCGTCTGACTAAGAGACGAGCGAGTTTTTCAAAAAGTTCCAGAGAGCAATCAACAATGAGCACATCGGGAAACGGTGTCTCTCCGGCAATGTCGCTGACCACTTTTTCCAGGACATCCAAGCTCACAAAAACGTCGACTATTGGCAGCCCACTAAATAAAGAAGCTTCCCCCTCGTGAAACGTCAGtaaagaagacgattcgAGGCTCTCTCTGAAGATCATTACTTTCTGTAAGACGgcatttttttgtagttgtCCGGCCTTAATTAGCTCCAAAGCAACTCGGCCCTTAAACGATTGGCCAAAATGAGGAATCAAAATGTAAGGAGTTTTATAGCCTTCTTCTTCCCAATTGTGAAGAGGCACCAAGGATATAATGGGCGTTTCCAAAGATAGTCCACCCGTGTACGACCCAATAGAATCCATCAGCTTGTAGTCCAAGTGCGTTGCCAAGCAGACGGCGTAATAATAGTAGCTCGCCTCGTACAAAGCTGGAAGAACTTCTCTGGAGTTGGCTGACGGTTTCAAAACAATTCTTGGGTCCATAAAGTACGAATCGGTTTCTGTCACGTTGTAATAATAAAAGTCTCCTTTTCTCGCGTACGACCCTGACCACCAGTCTATGGACGACCAAATTTTTGATGGAAGGCTTTGCCTCAGCACCGCTCTGCTCGCATACAGAATCGTTGTCGACAGCTTCGTTTTGGGCTTTGGAGTTGGAATAGCGTCATTTCCAGATTGCGCAGCAGTGAAGGAAACAAGAATGCTGGCGAGCAGGAGACGGCAAAAAGGGGCAACGCAAAACATGCTTCCGAGAGTAGAAAAGTAGCACGTGAGCAGGAGGGGCTGGCAACGCCCTGCATAAGGAAGGCAATGTTGGAGTTTTCAGTTCGCATAAATAGGTTCACAAGTGCCGTCGAGAGTCACAAACAGCTGATCCGCCGCCTGCATGTTTGTTGTTTCGTGCAGAAACCGAGATATCTCCGACAAAAAGGCGGGGGAGGAAGTGGGAGGAGCAAAGACCATTCGACCTTCTGCCAATTTCGTCAAAAGTGCACCCTTCAGAAGCTCGGAGCAATTTCATCGCAGCTTTCTTTGACGCTCCAAGTAGCTAAGCTAAATGATAGGGCTTGAGCTAATGCTGTGTTGCTCACGTGATGATGCTCAAGGCCGTCGTCTTTGCCGTCTGGCTTTCTTCTGCCATATCGATcaatgtcgtcgaattcgacgttgaCACGAGCAAATTGTACACTCGCACTTCGGAATACTTGGTCTCCGTAACGATTGATGCGCAAAATATTCGCAAAAATTGGCTCGGCGCGCAAGAATTCAAAGCTGAGCGAATGATAAACATGGCCAAGGCTCTCTCCCCAGCGGTTCTGCGCCTTGGAGGAACGGCCGAAGACACGATCACCTTCAATGAGACAGCCACAGAATTGGGCAACTTTCCCAATGGATCGTACGCAATGAACGCCACCCAGTGGGACATCATCAACAATTTTGCAATGAGAATCAATTGGAATTTGACGTTTGGGTTAAACAGTCTGCTGAGAAATCCAAATGGGAGTTGGAATTCAGCCAATGCCCTGAAACTCTTCAAGTATACGAAATCCAAGGGGTATCAAGTCAGTTGGGAGCTCGGAAACGGTACACGTACTGTAACGAAGCAATGATAAAtcattttctaaaatatCTTTCTAGAGCCGGATATCAAGCAGCATCAGATCAATTTCACTGTCCACCCAGAGCAAATGGCTCACGATTTTCAGACACTTCGTTCTATCATAGACAACTTGAGCCTCAATCCGACAGCCTCAATTCGATTGGCTGGACCAGATACAACCAAAGTGAGCAAAACCGGCGCCTCTGACTATTATTCAAGGTGATGTGGTTATTGACCAACACCAGATGCGATATTGAGTGTGAATCTCCTTTAGGTTTCTCAAAACGTTGGGTGATGGCGTAGTCGATGCCGTGACCTGGCACCAGTAAGGCTCATTGGGAACAATAGATGTAGCCCAACTGAAATTCCGCTTTAGTTATTACGGAAGCAACGTACACGTTACATCTGATAATTTTCACGACGTTCAGACGCTGGACAGTCTAATACCAGCTTTGCAATTTGCAAGATCGCATGCTGAACGCTTTGCACCCAGTGCAGAGTTGTGGCTTGGAGAGACAAATTCCTTTACCGGAGGAGGAATCGAAAATCTCACCGACGCTTATGCCAGCGGATTTCTGTGCGTAGAATCTTCCAACGGCCAGTGAATAATTATGGTTTTTAGTTGGCTAGACAAACTGGGTCTTGCAGCAGCAACAAATCATTCTGTTGTATGCCGTCAGCAATTTTACGGCAATACCAATTACGTCTCTCTTCTTGATAAGTATCTGAATCCCAATCCAGTAAGAAACCTGTGACTTCGTATACGTACTGGTACATTCAAGTGAAATCCACTAGGATTATTTCACGACTCTTCTGCACAAACGACTCGTTGGAAGAGGCGTCTTGAATGTTTCAGGAAGCACGAACGTCAACAGGACAGTCCGCGTTTATGCTCACTGTGCCTCGTCCCAAAAGTACAGCCTACATCAATATCCAAATTTCGGATAACACCATCGGTTGTAGTAGGTATGAGCCCGGCGCCGTTGCTCTTCTCGTTGTCAACATCGAAAAGAATTCGGTCCAGCTAAAGCTCGGTTCTCTCGGGGGGAGTCAGGTGGACTTGTATCTTTTGACTCCGACTAGCGGATCTATTGACAGCCGGTTGGTCGTCCACATCGGCAtttctttgactttttcaATGCTGTTTCTTTAGGGAAATCGACTTGAACGGCGAAACACTTCGCCTAATCAACAACTCGACTCTACCCGATGTCTCTCCAAAGAAACTGGCGCCTCCGACGTCCATTACGTTTCCTGCTTTGACCTACGGCTACGTCGTACTCCCCAATGCCAAAGCCGAAGCCTGCATACATGACTGACGCACTCTCCGCGAgcgaacaaagaaaaacgtaaaCATTCACAGCGTGCGTACGTTAGTCGCATATGGCCTCTCTGGTCTTACCTGCACCAGCTAAACTAAACCTTTTCTTACACATAACCGGGCGGCGGCCCGATGGCTATCACTCTCTCCAGACCCTGTTTCAGTTTCtcgacttcggcgacgaactCGCATTCGAAAAA
The Oscarella lobularis chromosome 3, ooOscLobu1.1, whole genome shotgun sequence DNA segment above includes these coding regions:
- the LOC136184486 gene encoding uncharacterized protein encodes the protein MPTPFWCIYIVLLLFSSAWAMSENDQSRIRLQTSLIYSSKDVLRKTIPSAVWPRIQWPGNSSQSGRLSFDDKYQYTFDPIRLASNSRHIFSSLQETNFHSVAFAAHSDYGLLKAFGSLAEGLSIGTPLVSFIPLVDREGGSKASYVMTPYFGQSLSVLAALEFLRPSRGPGNPPRKAVFLQQQVDTALPDQFISFKFDTENVLINPDQLETTVDYVDEERAHSLIVNCSLSYFSMLLPLLVETKSITNNSIVVFMHDYLEVQSWEGLEMLLRANASVYIFALCRNEWSSCAAAVASERTNVRGEREADTEERSSSIFQPDQLYNALFYDLLELVAERQRDAAKKTRYTVPVSCGNGSVSVFYEAENRGGFLRSLRRACFRGRLGGLAFSEEALKKCINSTALRVLALRLTNVLRDESGEVKSSWRIDGKWREREGFELAPGVKVYTKPPQDDDEETVNRRLKVIAAHSDALFSYVNSSGKWSGVDADLVQRIAKDAGFSGIEVTLWNDSTSRLRRALSSTSKWDMAVGAITSSAIYEGGTEFTRAYYTSDVVLASLSAQAVTDASTIYMWNFMNPFRWTVWLVILGMIAISTLVVKWLGLVKTFRDGLWLSFSTLFFMNENRTVIMRNFLGRIYVVMHLFVVLVLVSSYTANMISFLTTDTGSAERTGSLLTFRNRPVAGRRDTNELQRLWTSGLKNISVVDRDDDGSLLLLNGSLDGYVADSSSIERLTRLYCNLTVNRLLLHRRQYAFIMTKEFAMTYGESINEVITEYVQEGHVNQLVNDNLKEQGGQCSSSTPAVGEEPLKLSNVGGVFVIAGASGFLCLVWKLLILYLRKEQVTVKIHPANDISPV
- the LOC136184488 gene encoding uncharacterized protein, producing the protein MFCVAPFCRLLLASILVSFTAAQSGNDAIPTPKPKTKLSTTILYASRAVLRQSLPSKIWSSIDWWSGSYARKGDFYYYNVTETDSYFMDPRIVLKPSANSREVLPALYEASYYYYAVCLATHLDYKLMDSIGSYTGGLSLETPIISLVPLHNWEEEGYKTPYILIPHFGQSFKGRVALELIKAGQLQKNAVLQKVMIFRESLESSSLLTFHEGEASLFSGLPIVDVFVSLDVLEKVVSDIAGETPFPDVLIVDCSLELFEKLARLLVRRGVLSDSSCVVLFHDYQEVNLWSGLTVLQEVNATVYVFGQCRPEWNSCTFNGSLTENGTAAVSREYDPTDFYEALFHDVAEFVTEAGEISQYDPSNTSIFDVPVSWVCRQWESSRPVGPFYYFLVQRYNQFYYYYLYYHGRPHFPFWYKEEGDKILSALQRHCFNGKMGSLAFSEQTLQGCLNKSAIALLPLRLTDVYQNVNESQIRSRWRIDGKWTMSNGLDLAPNVLVLPLQADAVEKRTNKTLRVIGSYDPLFFYIDPEGTAKGVDVELVNFIAETLDFTGVEYTAWNGTSWTMLKALAKSEEWDMAIGAVVASVNAEKIVNLTRFYHTSRLQMVSLSEQVDAWEYAWNFMDPFKWSVWLVILGMIFVSTFVVKWLGLVKEFSDGMWLSFAVIYFMNENRLVVMKNPFGRLFISVLLFVVLVLISSYTANMISFLTADASGGTSDVSLLAFRNRPVSALQHSDELLRLQTSGLRNIVPVTSDEEAASLLFNNSVDAYVADSHLVDRLTRTYCNLTVIQSKLYTRQFSLAAKHQFFVAHGEGVNEAIAKAVFNEKVVDWLHSHLMARLSEHLASDCASDLTEKPLGILNLGGVFVIAGGAAALCVCAKGLVLLTKRSKRVKPS
- the LOC136184789 gene encoding heparanase-like isoform X1, whose translation is MMLKAVVFAVWLSSAISINVVEFDVDTSKLYTRTSEYLVSVTIDAQNIRKNWLGAQEFKAERMINMAKALSPAVLRLGGTAEDTITFNETATELGNFPNGSYAMNATQWDIINNFAMRINWNLTFGLNSLLRNPNGSWNSANALKLFKYTKSKGYQVSWELGNEPDIKQHQINFTVHPEQMAHDFQTLRSIIDNLSLNPTASIRLAGPDTTKVSKTGASDYYSRFLKTLGDGVVDAVTWHHYYGSNVHVTSDNFHDVQTLDSLIPALQFARSHAERFAPSAELWLGETNSFTGGGIENLTDAYASGFLWLDKLGLAAATNHSVVCRQQFYGNTNYVSLLDKYLNPNPDYFTTLLHKRLVGRGVLNVSGSTNVNRTVRVYAHCASSQNRYEPGAVALLVVNIEKNSVQLKLGSLGGSQVDLYLLTPTSGSIDSREIDLNGETLRLINNSTLPDVSPKKLAPPTSITFPALTYGYVVLPNAKAEACIHD
- the LOC136184789 gene encoding heparanase-like isoform X2, with product MMLKAVVFAVWLSSAISINVVEFDVDTSKLYTRTSEYLVSVTIDAQNIRKNWLGAQEFKAERMINMAKALSPAVLRLGGTAEDTITFNETATELGNFPNGSYAMNATQWDIINNFAMRINWNLTFGLNSLLRNPNGSWNSANALKLFKYTKSKGYQVSWELGNEPDIKQHQINFTVHPEQMAHDFQTLRSIIDNLSLNPTASIRLAGPDTTKVSKTGASDYYSRFLKTLGDGVVDAVTWHHYYGSNVHVTSDNFHDVQTLDSLIPALQFARSHAERFAPSAELWLGETNSFTGGGIENLTDAYASGFLWLDKLGLAAATNHSVVCRQQFYGNTNYVSLLDKYLNPNPDYFTTLLHKRLVGRGVLNVSGSTNVNRTVRVYAHCASSQKYEPGAVALLVVNIEKNSVQLKLGSLGGSQVDLYLLTPTSGSIDSREIDLNGETLRLINNSTLPDVSPKKLAPPTSITFPALTYGYVVLPNAKAEACIHD